A window of the Gossypium arboreum isolate Shixiya-1 chromosome 2, ASM2569848v2, whole genome shotgun sequence genome harbors these coding sequences:
- the LOC108464414 gene encoding lysine histidine transporter-like 8 produces MGDKEIGSFPATPRTGSAAPTPPISAPPSQLHSPSLTRSPLLSTDDHIQPASKTPKSSTPRIRTPRFITPLGSPIRRALKLTRLDPHDAWLPITESRNGNAYYAAFHTLCSGIGIQALVLPVAFTFLGWSWGIITLTVAFIWQLYTLYLLVHLHESPETGMRYSRYLQLCNATFGEKLAKWFALFPILYLSAGTCITLIIIGAQSCRLFFNTVCGGTCSAQPPTNAEWYLIFTSAAVLLSQLPNLNSIAGVSLVGAITAIAYCTLIWVISVVEGRMPGVSYNPVKGRTEVIRIFDILNALGIIAFAFRGHNLILEIQATMPSDEKHPSRVPMWKGVKIAYTLVAMCLFPLAIAGYWAYGQMIPVDGGMLTALFAFHGQDTSQFLLGLTSLCVIISSLSSFQIYGMPAFDDMESLYVKKKKKPSPWWLRLIFRALFGYLCFFAAVAIPFLASFAGLIGGITLPVTLAYPCFMWVKVKKPKVYGPNWWLNWSLGLFGMALSGLLIAASLFVIIDNGVEFSFFNPA; encoded by the exons CGGCAGCACCAACGCCGCCGATATCGGCTCCTCCTTCCCAACTTCATTCTCCCTCTCTTACTCGATCACCGCTTCTTTCCACGGATGATCACATACAACCTGCAAGCAAAACCCCAAAAAGTTCAACCCCAAGGATTAGAACCCCACGTTTTATTACTCCTTTGGGAAGTCCAATTAGAAGGGCTCTTAAGCTTACCAGGCTTGACCCTCATGATGCTTGGCTTCCCATCACTGAGTCAAGGAATGGAAATGCCTATTACGCTGCATTTCATACTCTTTGTTCAGGGATTGGTATTCAAGCCCTTGTGCTCCCTGTTGCTTTCACGTTCCTTGGGTG GTCTTGGGGAATCATAACCTTGACTGTGGCCTTCATATGGCAGCTTTACACCCTATACTTACTGGTCCACCTCCATGAATCTCCTGAAACTGGAATGCGTTACAGCAGATATCTTCAGCTTTGCAATGCGACTTTCG GTGAGAAGTTAGCAAAATGGTTTGCATTGTTCCCCATCTTGTACCTATCAGCAGGAACATGCATCACCTTGATCATCATCGGTGCCCAATCTTGTAGGCTGTTTTTCAATACCGTATGCGGTGGAACATGCTCCGCTCAGCCACCTACCAACGCGGAGTGGTACTTAATATTCACTTCTGCTGCAGTGCTTCTGTCTCAGCTGCCTAATTTAAACTCGATCGCCGGTGTGTCGCTCGTCGGAGCCATCACAGCTATTGCTTATTGCACCCTAATTTGGGTGATTTCAGTGGTTGAGGGAAGAATGCCCGGAGTATCATACAATCCAGTGAAAGGAAGAACTGAAGTTATTAGAATTTTTGATATTCTTAATGCGCTTGGGATCATTGCTTTTGCTTTTAGAGGCCACAACCTGATACTtgagattcag GCAACCATGCCGTCGGACGAGAAACATCCCTCGCGTGTGCCAATGTGGAAGGGAGTCAAGATAGCTTACACACTTGTCGCAATGTGCTTATTCCCTCTTGCAATTGCTGGCTATTGGGCTTATGGTCAAATG ATACCAGTAGATGGGGGCATGCTAACAGCCttatttgcattccatggtcaaGATACATCCCAATTCCTCCTAGGATTAACAAGTTTATGCGTCATAATTAGTTCCCTAAGCTCATTCCAGATCTACGGCATGCCAGCGTTTGACGACATGGAATCTCTATAcgtcaagaagaagaagaagccgtCACCGTGGTGGCTGAGACTGATTTTCCGGGCATTGTTCGGCTATCTATGCTTCTTTGCGGCAGTGGCAATCCCCTTCTTAGCAAGCTTTGCTGGTCTTATTGGGGGGATAACATTGCCGGTCACCTTAGCTTACCCATGCTTCATGTGGGTTAAGGTAAAAAAACCCAAGGTGTATGGCCCAAATTGGTGGCTAAATTGGTCATTAGGACTCTTTGGGATGGCTCTAAGTGGGCTTTTAATAGCGGCTTCACTTTTTGTTATTATTGATAATGGTGTTGAATTTAGCTTCTTTAATCCTGCGTAA